One Caldanaerobius fijiensis DSM 17918 genomic region harbors:
- a CDS encoding beta-galactosidase trimerization domain-containing protein, giving the protein MNKKFELPFREVNLDFHTSPDIYDIGAKFDPEEFATTLEKARVNSITCFARCHHGMLYYDSKAFPERVHPHLVNKNLLKEQIEACHRHGIRVPIYITVQWDQYTAEEHPEWLAVDGNGRPFGNSTFEPGFYRRLCVNSPYRDLLKAITKEVLETLPVDGLFFDIVSPVPCACKYCREGMKKAGLNPSDLKDRTKYGQMLINEFMKDMTNFIRQYNKDCTIFYNRGHIGPVHRPVVDAYTHFELESLPSGGWGYLDFPITVRYARNLGLDCVGITGKFHTSWGDFHSFKNKAALEYECFRMLALNAKCMIGDQLEPNGKLSEAVYDLIGSVYSQVEKKEPWCVGARAITDIGVFTPEEFYGADVGGLPPAIMGANRMLEEAGYQFDIIDSKSDFSRYKVLILPDNIPVSQEFAEKLDKYVADGGAIIASFESGLNEDKSAFSIKSLGIKLKGEAPYSPDFILPEGEIGRGLPKTEHVMYMRGLEVEAEQGTEVLAYTVVPYFNRTWEHFCSHKHTPSSGKIGYPGILKNGRAIYFMHPIFTQYNQNAPRWCKQLLVNALNMLLPDPVVRHSGPTTMFVTLNEQAEQNRWVLHLLHYIPERRSQDIDIIEDVIPLYNINVSIKVPKEVKEVVCVPEGKPLAFEIKGNRVEFVVPEVNGHQMIAISFK; this is encoded by the coding sequence ATGAATAAAAAATTTGAATTACCTTTTAGAGAAGTAAATCTGGATTTTCACACCAGTCCCGACATATATGATATCGGAGCAAAATTTGACCCCGAAGAATTCGCTACTACCCTTGAAAAAGCCAGGGTAAACTCCATAACGTGTTTTGCAAGATGCCATCACGGCATGTTGTATTATGATTCCAAAGCCTTCCCCGAGAGGGTACATCCCCATCTGGTAAACAAAAACCTCCTCAAGGAACAGATCGAGGCGTGCCACAGGCATGGCATCAGGGTCCCCATTTACATAACAGTTCAATGGGATCAATATACAGCCGAGGAACATCCTGAATGGCTGGCTGTGGATGGCAATGGACGCCCCTTTGGAAATTCCACCTTTGAACCGGGTTTTTACCGCAGATTGTGCGTAAACTCTCCATATAGAGATCTTCTAAAAGCCATAACGAAAGAAGTGCTAGAGACGCTGCCTGTGGATGGATTATTTTTTGATATAGTATCACCCGTACCCTGCGCCTGTAAATATTGCCGTGAAGGCATGAAAAAAGCCGGTCTGAATCCTTCTGACCTGAAAGACAGAACAAAATATGGCCAGATGCTTATAAATGAATTTATGAAGGATATGACTAATTTTATAAGACAGTATAATAAAGACTGCACCATTTTTTACAACAGAGGCCATATAGGACCGGTTCACAGACCGGTGGTAGATGCTTATACCCACTTTGAACTAGAAAGTTTACCCAGCGGAGGATGGGGATATTTGGATTTCCCAATAACCGTCCGTTACGCCAGAAACCTGGGTCTCGATTGCGTCGGCATAACAGGTAAGTTTCACACCTCATGGGGCGATTTTCATTCCTTTAAAAACAAAGCGGCACTGGAATACGAATGCTTCCGAATGCTGGCACTAAATGCTAAATGCATGATCGGTGACCAGCTGGAGCCTAACGGGAAGTTGTCCGAGGCGGTCTATGACCTTATAGGCTCTGTCTACTCTCAGGTAGAAAAGAAAGAACCCTGGTGCGTGGGCGCCAGAGCTATAACCGACATCGGTGTTTTTACCCCTGAAGAATTCTACGGGGCTGATGTAGGAGGTTTGCCCCCTGCCATCATGGGAGCAAATCGCATGCTGGAAGAAGCAGGCTATCAATTTGATATCATCGACTCAAAGAGCGATTTTTCAAGATATAAGGTGCTGATATTACCAGACAATATACCTGTGTCCCAAGAATTTGCTGAGAAACTGGACAAATATGTAGCTGACGGCGGCGCAATCATAGCATCATTTGAATCAGGTTTAAATGAAGACAAAAGCGCCTTCTCTATAAAATCACTAGGTATAAAGCTAAAGGGTGAAGCGCCGTACAGCCCTGACTTTATACTTCCAGAGGGAGAGATAGGCAGGGGATTGCCAAAAACAGAACACGTCATGTACATGAGGGGATTGGAGGTAGAAGCGGAGCAAGGCACAGAAGTACTGGCATACACCGTTGTACCGTATTTCAACAGGACATGGGAACATTTCTGCTCCCATAAACACACACCTTCTTCAGGAAAAATAGGTTATCCTGGTATATTAAAAAACGGCCGAGCTATTTACTTTATGCACCCGATTTTTACTCAGTACAATCAAAATGCTCCCCGCTGGTGTAAGCAGCTTCTCGTCAATGCCCTGAATATGCTTCTGCCTGATCCAGTCGTGAGACACAGCGGACCTACTACCATGTTTGTCACGCTAAATGAACAGGCAGAACAAAACCGCTGGGTGCTGCATTTGCTCCATTATATACCTGAGCGGAGAAGTCAGGACATTGACATAATAGAAGACGTTATACCGCTGTACAATATTAATGTATCCATAAAAGTACCTAAAGAAGTAAAAGAAGTAGTATGCGTGCCTGAAGGTAAACCGTTGGCTTTTGAAATAAAGGGTAACCGAGTCGAGTTTGTAGTGCCAGAAGTTAACGGTCATCAGATGATAGCAATAAGTTTTAAATAA